The Sparus aurata chromosome 15, fSpaAur1.1, whole genome shotgun sequence genomic interval aaaacaacaaataacaaacaagaTGGTCATAGTGTGAATGcctttttaatatatttcttaCTTACTTTCTTCTAAAGGTAAGCTACTATTTTCGTTTTCACTACAAAGATGTGAAGATATTTAACTCCTCTGACTACAAACTAGCTTACCGGCTTCTCTGTACTGCTGACTGAAGACCAACGTGCGGCCGAAGttgctcttcttctctgcttccACACGATCTTTGTCAGCCGGCGTGTCGTCGTCCAGCTCCGCCTCTTTATGCAAAACACCCTCGGTATCCGGAAATTAACAATCCCGTGATGTCAGGGCAGTGCTAGCCTTCATAGCATCGGAATGTCTAAAGTGCCTTCCTCGGCTCGGTCGTAAAAACTTTCCGAGCTGTCGTTGTCGGCTAACAGTTTAGCTCCGCCGTCGTCCACCGACATGGAGTTAACGGGTCTGAAGGCTGTCAGAAGGACGTGTCCTTCCGCACGGACGGGATGAAGCCTCTCTTGGGACCTAACGGGATGCCCCTCGGTTAACGTTAGCCTCTCCGGAGCCTGAGGTCAGATTTATGTGCCACACAAGCTAGCAGGCTTATTCAAAGCTATTCCGAGTTATGGCGCGGCTGGTGTTGGAGCAACTGTCGGACTTTGGGGACTATACAGGCGGTAAAGAGCTGACTGAGATCTTCAAACTGACCAACAACGAGCATAAAAACAGTCCGTCAAGTGTTCGCCTGAGCCCAGATGGACGTCACATCCACGTTAACCTCCGCAAGCCTAAGGTCGGTCTTGTGACTTTTGACAAGTATGAAAGACCCCAGCTGGCCCAGAACCAGCAGAGGCTGGATTTGTGTCCGACACGAACCGTGCCTGTTGTGgatattttatatttggaccacaataacaacagcagcagcagcagcagaggcgcGGCGGCAGTGGCCGTGGTTTATGAGGATGGGAAAGCTGAGTTCTGGAAATTCCGGGAGTGCAAAGCCGGCTGGCATCTCCTGCAGACATCAGACTTGTGCAACAGCCCCCGAGCGAAAGTGGTGTCCGTCTGTGCCTGCTCCAATCTCATCATCTGGTGCGAGGAGAGGCCGGCCTCAGAGAGCTCCCCTGCCCTGAGCTCCACCAGGAACAAGCTGAGATACTGTGTCTGCAGACGGGACtttgaggtggaggagggggctgTCAGCTTGGGGGGAGTGAAAATCGCCCTGCACAATAATCCTAAATTCACCGTGGTCAGCTCGGGCGAATATGTACACCTCCTCCCTGACCTGAAAGCAAAGTCGCTGTTGAGCATCTCCAGTTTTTTCCTCTCGTGGTCCCCTCACCATGACTCCTTCACAGTCACCACCACATGTAAGAACACTCCCCTGAAGAGGCTGTCGGCCAAAGAGTCTGACTTTAAGCGGTTGTTGACGGACTGTTTGGGATATTTATCGACTCTCGAGCCGCCTGAGATCTGCAACGTCTCTCCTACGGCCTGCGgaggcctgctgctgctgctcagcacGGGCTGGGTGTGTCTTCTGGAGAAGGAGGGGATGCTGCGACAGGTGTACAAACTGGCAGACAACTGCTCGGTAAAATGCGGCGCGTACACTAGCCTCTGCATGTACGAGGACACCCTGGCGCTGCTGGTGGGGCAAAACCTGCACTTGATCGACGTGAATTGCGGAAGAGAGCTGGAGAGGATCGCGCTGAAGAAAGAGGGGTTATTATTTATGAACCGGGCTGAAAGATGCACCCCTCACCTGATCTCAGAAACTGGACTTTTTGTGGTCGTGAACAAGGAGACGGACAGAGACTGCAGTACTAGGGCAAGTACGGTGGAGAGTCTTCATCCTGGAGCCCTCCTGGTGGAGGCTGTCTTCGAGGAGGCCTGTAAATACTACCAGCAGAGGAGCCTGAGCAGCACCCAGCTCACTGTGGACGCGCTGAAGAAAGGAGGCAGGTTCCAGGCTCCCATCTCCCTAGCCTCCATCCTCAGGAACTACCTCAACGTGGGGTCGTGGCAGAAAGGAGCAGAGCTACCCCAGAATGGAGGAGTCGGTCGCATAGCCGGGCAGGACAAGCTAATGGGCTCTCTGGAGGCCGAGCTCAAGGCTCTGGTCTCtctggaggaggtgaaggggaGTTTGGTGAGGGGAAGCGTGAAAGAGGTGGAGGCAGTGTGTGAAGATCTAGTCGAGAAAGAGGTCACCAGGCTGCTGTCGTCCTCGGAGCTGGATAACGAGTCTCTGCTTTACCTCAACTCCATCTTTAACCTCTTCCCCCACCAGATGTGGAGGGCGGTGCAGGCTGCCCTTCAGCTACACTACAACGGGGAGGGCTCCCTGTCCAGCAGGGCTCCCCCAGACGTGTGGAAAACCGTCCTCAGTCCTGCTGTGACAGCCAGCGCCCcggcctccctccctctcacaaACGGCAGGCCGAAACACAATCACAGCCTCAAAGGCGATCACATAACCAACTGCAGAGCCAAACCTACAAGCTCCTGTCCCTCAGCTGCCCTGCCTGTGTTtgagctcctctgctgctcagtTTTCCACTTCCAGCCAAGCTGGTTACCCAGGTTCCTAGAGCTCGCCCAGGAGCAGCAGGGCTCAGCCAGCCTGGGTCTGAGCCTGGCCTCTTCCTCCTGGAGCTTCTCCAGCGGGCGAGGAGGGGAGGGCGGGGAGAACAACGTGCCGCTCTACAAACGAGCCCTGTGCGTCTTGTCCAGCATGAGGCCGGACAGAGACCTGCACCAGGACTtggaggtggagctgctgctggtcagCGGGCGGCCCAACGCCATCCTCCAGGCTCTGAGGATCCTCATGGCCAAGCAGCAGTGGGAGCGGGTCATGCAGGTGGCGCAGAAGTTCTGCAAGCAGAGCCCGCTGCTCAACAAGGAGATTTTCACAGTTCTGCTGTGTGAGGTGGCCCAGCACAGAGACCTGGACCCCTACCTGGAGCTGCTGTGGGTGCTGTGCCCAGAGGACCTGACTGTCACCACTATTCTCAACTTGGTGCTGAAAAACCTCCCTTCTCCGAACACACCGCCTTCATCCTCCTTCTCCATGTCCAGCACATCTCTCTCAGCCCCAGCTCCCTTCGCGGACTCCCAGAGCAGCCAGCTGACCATCGGGCTGTTGAAACCTCTCCTGAGGAaagtccttcagagggagaccaAGCCCAGCCAGCGCTACGCTGACATCCTCCAGTCGCCGACGTTCCCGCCGCCCGCACCTCCTCGGCAGCCCGTGGAGCAGCCCAGCTCGGACTCAGCTCTGGGCAGCGACGTCAGACCAGAACAACAgtcgtccacacacacaaatgtcccACAAGCCAGGGTGACACTACCTGCAAACTCAGTGTGATTGATGAACAAAGACTGAGCATGGAGAACAAGACCTGTCTCACGAATCCTTCCACACTGTGAAGCTGTGTGACAATCAacttaaaacagaaaatgatcaGCATCTTTCTGGTACCATCAGCCTAATGCAgtatattgtgatatttgacgGTGTTTTTAAAGCGAGTGGTAACGTCAGACGAAGTACGACTACTAGAAAACTATGAAATGACTACTGAAGATCTTACCAGTGTAAATACTGCAGGTGATTTTAAGTCTTAATGTGTATATAATGTATCTGCATTGTTATTTATCTCATAAGCCTTTACTGCACACGGATGAGAACTTCATCCCCTAGACTTGCATCAAATAAGCTTAGCCTTCATCAGAATATCATCAGTAAATGATGTGATGCGCTAACACAGTGTagtgtcaaaaaaaaacaaaagccactAACTCCCTTTTTGGGGGTTTATCGTATCTGTTTGTAGAATATGTTTTGCCTTTAAAGTAGCTGAAGTCTAATTGTAGCCCAGTATAGCTGCCTTTAACTCGTTGCTGTCAGAGTGCTCATGCAGTAATCTATCCAGACAAGCAGGCCTTTgtgttcaaatgtttgttttaagtgTGGTATGGTttagaagagaaggaggaggaggagaaggaggaggagagtgaaggGGGGTTCAAGGTTCCTTTACTGACTTTCCCGTTTTGTGCTTAACATATCACAGGTGCTTAAACATTAACCTGGTTTCCATGGGCTAAAACACACCATATAATCTCGGTTAAACAAGCTCACAACAGTCGGCCTGTGCAGTTTCCTCCTTCCATTCCCCCCCTCCTTTCCCCTGTCGTCCATTTGTGTCTCGAGACTCCATCTTGTCCactcagctccctcacaggacATTCCAGACAGAACAACCAGTAGAAGTGACTCACAGTTTGACTTTAAATTCAATTTGGGAGCTAATTCTGTTAGGGATTCAGAGCGCGGGTTGGGTGCGTTGTGACTAACATGGGCGCCCCCGCTGCTGCTTGCATAAGATCACCGTGCACGTCTTCCTTCATGGACCCAGTGAGGTTAATGTCATTAGAGATGTTAGGCCCTATGTATTCCTGTCCcctggtagtttttttttttttctccatgctCTGAAACTGATTGCACTTTTATTTATCAACCCCAGTCAGTATTGTTTGTACCACGCTTTTGTCACGTGTTAGAGATGACTGTTTGCTGATTAAGTGCTGTAAACAAAAGCGTATTTAAGTGCCTACCGGCTTTTGTTAGTTTGTTAAAGTCAGAGAAAGTGTTTTgtcgtgttgttttttttttgtctatgtgAATGTCGAATGCCctcccaaaatcaaaatgttattcATTTTATAACAATCAAAGGGGCGAATACTAGAATGATAGCCTGATGTCCTGCACGGGTAAGTGGAAGGCAGAGAAAGTCTCGTGACCCGTCTTTGAGTGACGGTCAGACTCCAAAAATGCTGCGGGACAATCAGAGCGCCTTTCACAGAGCGCTTCATTTACAGGGCAGTGTCACATTCTTGCTGCGTCTCCCTAGCTTCACTCTTGTATTCAGGAGAAAGAACTGGAGGTATATCAGAGGATCAGTACAGTGTGTTTTAGTGGCTGACAGTAAAACGCTGTTTTTACGGCAGTATGAAACTCTGCTGATTCCTCACTCTGATCTGGCGTATTAATATTGTCACTACAAACTCTGCACACTTGAACATGACTGTGCAGTGCTCTGACTTTCGATTCGTGCTAGACAAGATTGAGTCCATCTGAGAGTCACTGGGAACTCCCTGACTTCCCCAGACAGGCTGCTCAGCCCGATGCCAAGATTTGCCTCAAACTTTGCTTCTGGTTTCTGTTCATAGAATAGGAATTCCTCCTGGATTTGCTCGGCAAAGTTCTGCGTCTGCattgtttactttgtttgt includes:
- the hps6 gene encoding Hermansky-Pudlak syndrome 6 protein, translated to MARLVLEQLSDFGDYTGGKELTEIFKLTNNEHKNSPSSVRLSPDGRHIHVNLRKPKVGLVTFDKYERPQLAQNQQRLDLCPTRTVPVVDILYLDHNNNSSSSSRGAAAVAVVYEDGKAEFWKFRECKAGWHLLQTSDLCNSPRAKVVSVCACSNLIIWCEERPASESSPALSSTRNKLRYCVCRRDFEVEEGAVSLGGVKIALHNNPKFTVVSSGEYVHLLPDLKAKSLLSISSFFLSWSPHHDSFTVTTTCKNTPLKRLSAKESDFKRLLTDCLGYLSTLEPPEICNVSPTACGGLLLLLSTGWVCLLEKEGMLRQVYKLADNCSVKCGAYTSLCMYEDTLALLVGQNLHLIDVNCGRELERIALKKEGLLFMNRAERCTPHLISETGLFVVVNKETDRDCSTRASTVESLHPGALLVEAVFEEACKYYQQRSLSSTQLTVDALKKGGRFQAPISLASILRNYLNVGSWQKGAELPQNGGVGRIAGQDKLMGSLEAELKALVSLEEVKGSLVRGSVKEVEAVCEDLVEKEVTRLLSSSELDNESLLYLNSIFNLFPHQMWRAVQAALQLHYNGEGSLSSRAPPDVWKTVLSPAVTASAPASLPLTNGRPKHNHSLKGDHITNCRAKPTSSCPSAALPVFELLCCSVFHFQPSWLPRFLELAQEQQGSASLGLSLASSSWSFSSGRGGEGGENNVPLYKRALCVLSSMRPDRDLHQDLEVELLLVSGRPNAILQALRILMAKQQWERVMQVAQKFCKQSPLLNKEIFTVLLCEVAQHRDLDPYLELLWVLCPEDLTVTTILNLVLKNLPSPNTPPSSSFSMSSTSLSAPAPFADSQSSQLTIGLLKPLLRKVLQRETKPSQRYADILQSPTFPPPAPPRQPVEQPSSDSALGSDVRPEQQSSTHTNVPQARVTLPANSV